A part of Bacillus thuringiensis genomic DNA contains:
- a CDS encoding MFS transporter has protein sequence MKNKLLLLSGTGISRLGDFMYLIALNVMVLNSTNSPAAVAGLWIVGPIATVVTKIWSGSIVDRLNKRSIMLITDIIRAALIGCIPLFDSIWAIYIFIFLTRIATSFFDPASFSYRTMLIRAEERAQFNAWNNFCTSGAFIIGPALAGILLTTYSASFVIYCNSLSFLLSTILIYFLPNITLQTKQNEEVANTFVQTLRSDLKQVFSFARTETYIILIFVLFQATMLVSMALDSQEVVFTKQVLFLSDMKYSMLVSITGAAYIFGSFLVSLFAKRLPIQHCIGFGMIFTAIGYVIFAFSNSFIVAAGGFILLGISSSFAGTGFITFYQNNIPVDMIGRIDSVFDSIKNFIQIFFILAIGASAQFLSVQITVIISSLLILLLSCLLAIRVMTPSREKYFKATGSSLEY, from the coding sequence ATGAAAAATAAATTATTATTATTGTCGGGAACAGGAATTTCTCGTTTAGGTGATTTTATGTATCTCATCGCCCTAAACGTAATGGTGTTAAATAGCACAAACTCCCCTGCTGCTGTAGCAGGATTATGGATTGTAGGTCCAATTGCGACCGTTGTTACAAAAATATGGTCTGGTAGCATAGTAGATCGATTAAACAAACGGTCTATTATGCTCATCACAGATATAATTCGGGCAGCTCTCATTGGCTGTATTCCACTATTTGATTCTATTTGGGCCATTTATATTTTTATCTTTTTAACTCGCATCGCTACATCATTTTTCGATCCAGCATCATTTTCTTATAGAACAATGCTCATACGAGCTGAAGAACGCGCTCAATTCAATGCTTGGAATAACTTTTGTACAAGCGGGGCTTTTATTATCGGTCCAGCCCTTGCTGGAATACTTCTCACCACGTACTCAGCATCCTTTGTAATTTACTGCAACTCACTTTCCTTTCTACTTTCTACTATTCTCATTTATTTCTTGCCAAACATTACATTACAAACAAAGCAAAACGAAGAAGTTGCAAATACTTTCGTACAAACATTACGAAGTGATTTGAAACAAGTTTTTTCATTTGCTCGAACGGAAACTTACATCATTCTCATATTCGTTTTATTTCAAGCTACTATGCTTGTGTCTATGGCGCTCGATTCACAAGAAGTTGTATTCACAAAACAAGTACTGTTTTTATCCGACATGAAATATAGCATGCTTGTTAGTATAACTGGTGCTGCATATATTTTCGGTTCATTTCTTGTTTCTCTCTTTGCTAAACGATTACCGATTCAACATTGTATCGGATTCGGTATGATTTTTACAGCAATAGGTTATGTAATTTTTGCCTTTTCAAATTCATTTATAGTCGCGGCAGGCGGTTTCATTTTACTGGGCATTTCTTCATCATTTGCTGGTACTGGCTTTATCACATTTTATCAAAATAACATCCCTGTAGACATGATAGGACGGATTGATAGCGTATTTGATTCTATAAAAAATTTCATCCAAATCTTTTTCATTTTAGCAATTGGGGCATCCGCACAATTTCTTTCCGTTCAAATTACTGTAATCATTAGCTCGTTACTCATTCTTCTCCTTTCCTGTTTATTAGCAATCCGGGTAATGACGCCTTCACGAGAAAAATATTTTAAGGCTACAGGATCATCATTGGAATATTAA
- a CDS encoding flagellar motor protein MotP has translation MGDENQVFARPERKKRKFDISSPVGIIVGFAIVIAAIMIGGGGVKAFKNFLDVSSILIVIGGTTATIAVAYRFGEIKKYTKSIFTVLHRKEEDLEQLTDLFVDFSKKSKKHGLLSLEVDGEQVDNPFIQKGIRLMLSGYDEDELKEVLMKDVETEVYELRKGAALLDKIGDFAPAWGMIGTLIGLIIMLQNLQDTSQIGTGMAVAMLTTLYGSVLANMIAIPLAEKVYRGIEDLYTEKKFVIEAISELYRGQIPSKLKLKLDTYVYETKIKKVKRAA, from the coding sequence ATGGGAGACGAAAATCAAGTGTTTGCTAGACCAGAAAGAAAAAAAAGGAAGTTTGATATTTCTAGCCCAGTGGGCATAATAGTAGGTTTTGCTATTGTAATAGCGGCAATTATGATTGGCGGCGGCGGAGTAAAAGCTTTTAAAAACTTTTTAGATGTTTCATCTATTTTAATTGTCATAGGGGGAACTACAGCGACAATTGCTGTGGCATATCGATTTGGAGAAATAAAAAAATATACGAAAAGTATTTTTACTGTTTTACATAGAAAAGAAGAAGATTTAGAACAGTTAACGGATTTGTTTGTCGATTTTTCGAAAAAGTCTAAAAAACACGGTTTGCTTTCTTTAGAAGTTGATGGAGAGCAAGTAGACAATCCTTTTATTCAAAAAGGAATTCGATTAATGTTAAGTGGTTACGATGAAGATGAATTAAAAGAAGTGTTAATGAAAGATGTTGAAACGGAAGTGTATGAGTTAAGAAAAGGGGCAGCATTACTAGATAAAATTGGCGATTTCGCTCCAGCTTGGGGCATGATAGGGACTTTAATCGGTCTAATCATTATGCTTCAAAACTTGCAAGACACATCGCAAATTGGTACAGGGATGGCAGTTGCGATGTTAACGACATTGTATGGGTCAGTACTTGCGAATATGATTGCAATCCCTCTTGCTGAAAAAGTGTATCGTGGTATTGAAGATTTATATACAGAGAAGAAGTTTGTTATTGAAGCGATTTCAGAATTATATCGTGGTCAAATTCCTTCTAAATTAAAGTTGAAACTCGATACATATGTATACGAAACAAAGATAAAAAAGGTAAAACGAGCAGCCTAA
- a CDS encoding ArsR/SmtB family transcription factor, with protein sequence MFDDRLTISAEQQKLISNATRIQILHLLKDEALTAKQVATKLNKSAGSVHYHVQILYDGGLLELVETKEKRGIIEKYYKAKSAHFYIEESGTEGTNTGSHIVSHLFLTPEELQQLTWEVTQVLLRWENKTARQSNSEEEYAISCRIKKQ encoded by the coding sequence ATGTTTGACGATAGACTTACTATTTCAGCTGAGCAGCAGAAGCTCATTTCCAACGCAACTCGCATTCAAATTCTTCACCTTTTAAAAGACGAAGCACTCACTGCAAAACAAGTAGCTACTAAACTAAATAAATCTGCTGGTAGCGTACATTATCACGTTCAAATTTTATATGATGGAGGGTTACTTGAATTAGTAGAAACGAAAGAAAAACGGGGAATTATTGAAAAATATTACAAGGCAAAATCTGCTCATTTCTATATTGAAGAAAGCGGCACAGAAGGAACGAATACAGGTAGTCATATTGTATCTCATTTATTTTTAACTCCAGAGGAATTACAACAGCTTACTTGGGAAGTTACACAAGTTTTATTACGCTGGGAAAACAAAACCGCTCGTCAATCAAACTCCGAAGAGGAATACGCTATTTCCTGCAGGATAAAAAAACAATGA
- a CDS encoding flagellar motor switch protein, producing the protein MPEQHTKGDTSTIVLEKENEHLTPQECDILGEIANISFGSASTVLSTILNRQVSITAPRIELVDLYDSSDVEVPHVVLNIHFTKGLDMENLLVLKQDVALSIADLMMMGTGEVEDGKELGELELSAVQEAMNQMMGFAATSMSEFFQDTVDMSPPTIKVVKLSEEMEKISEIDGNHTIVKVSFDLKIDNLVSSKLVQIVSVEHAKRMVNKLMQLSGDVEEQDEPAEVVETEIVEEVEKEHLTQEEKDVLGEIANISIGSASTVLSTLLNQPVTISTPNVESINVRHYDGVPVPFVILNVDFVEGLKNENVFVFTKDVALTMVDLMMMGTGEVDPEKELSELELSGIKEIMNQMMGHAATAMSEMFQEKMDMTPPNVKFVTLKEEMEYLGESMKVDELVQITFNLEIGDLLQSKMYQILPISEAKEMVKRLLYPMMEEEEEIVTEEIEEEKNVEPVVQPIEFKEVKQMEPVYMDTSILQNVEMNVKFVFGSTVKTIQDILSLQENEAVVLDEDIDEPIRIYVNDVLVAYGELVNVDGFFGVKVTKSL; encoded by the coding sequence ATGCCTGAGCAACACACAAAAGGGGATACGAGCACAATTGTGCTAGAAAAAGAAAATGAGCATTTAACGCCTCAAGAATGCGATATTCTTGGCGAAATTGCAAATATATCATTTGGTTCAGCTTCGACTGTATTATCAACAATCTTAAATAGGCAAGTAAGCATTACTGCTCCTCGTATAGAATTGGTAGATTTATATGATTCAAGCGACGTCGAAGTTCCACACGTTGTATTAAACATTCATTTTACAAAAGGATTAGATATGGAAAACCTTCTTGTCCTTAAGCAAGATGTTGCATTATCCATTGCTGATTTAATGATGATGGGAACAGGTGAAGTGGAAGACGGAAAAGAACTTGGTGAATTAGAGCTAAGTGCTGTACAAGAAGCGATGAATCAAATGATGGGGTTCGCAGCTACATCTATGTCTGAATTCTTCCAAGATACAGTAGATATGTCTCCGCCGACAATTAAAGTTGTAAAGTTATCAGAAGAAATGGAGAAAATCTCTGAAATCGATGGGAATCATACGATTGTTAAAGTATCGTTTGATTTAAAGATAGATAATCTTGTAAGCTCTAAACTTGTGCAAATTGTTTCAGTTGAACATGCGAAACGAATGGTAAATAAATTAATGCAATTATCTGGTGACGTAGAAGAGCAAGACGAGCCAGCAGAAGTAGTGGAAACTGAGATTGTAGAAGAAGTTGAAAAAGAGCATTTAACACAAGAAGAGAAGGATGTCCTTGGTGAAATTGCAAATATTTCAATTGGTTCCGCTTCAACAGTATTGTCAACACTTTTAAATCAGCCAGTTACAATTAGTACGCCGAATGTAGAATCAATCAATGTTCGTCATTATGACGGAGTACCAGTCCCATTTGTTATTTTAAATGTTGATTTTGTTGAAGGACTAAAGAATGAGAATGTATTCGTATTTACGAAAGATGTCGCTTTAACAATGGTAGATTTAATGATGATGGGAACAGGAGAAGTTGATCCAGAGAAAGAACTTAGTGAATTAGAATTGAGCGGTATTAAAGAGATCATGAACCAAATGATGGGGCATGCTGCGACGGCGATGTCAGAAATGTTTCAAGAAAAAATGGACATGACACCACCAAATGTTAAATTCGTAACGTTAAAAGAAGAAATGGAATATTTGGGAGAGTCAATGAAAGTGGACGAACTCGTCCAAATTACGTTCAACCTTGAAATTGGCGACCTGCTTCAATCGAAAATGTATCAAATTTTACCGATTTCAGAAGCGAAAGAAATGGTTAAAAGACTTCTATATCCAATGATGGAAGAGGAAGAAGAGATTGTTACGGAAGAAATTGAAGAAGAAAAAAATGTAGAACCTGTTGTGCAACCTATTGAATTTAAAGAAGTAAAACAAATGGAACCAGTATACATGGACACATCCATCTTACAAAATGTAGAAATGAATGTGAAATTTGTATTTGGAAGCACAGTGAAAACAATTCAAGATATTTTAAGTTTACAAGAGAATGAAGCGGTTGTACTAGATGAGGATATTGACGAGCCAATTCGTATTTATGTAAATGATGTATTGGTGGCGTATGGTGAACTTGTAAATGTAGATGGATTTTTCGGAGTAAAAGTGACGAAATCACTATAA
- a CDS encoding VOC family protein encodes MIKGLYEAHLPVRNLEISIPFYESLGLKLYKRGDDIAFFWIKENESWLGLWEGTEYKVNYHPSLRHIAFQVSLHDLENAIHWLNQKGISARKDFGMEPIEPIVFPELAHAAVYFNDPDGNSLELIAQLPVGLPTAEKVYVSEWKKQVQASSLHRD; translated from the coding sequence ATGATTAAAGGTCTTTACGAAGCACATTTACCTGTCCGCAACCTAGAGATATCAATACCTTTTTATGAATCACTTGGACTGAAATTATACAAAAGAGGAGATGATATTGCTTTCTTTTGGATTAAAGAAAATGAAAGTTGGCTCGGCCTTTGGGAAGGCACAGAATACAAAGTTAATTATCATCCCTCTTTACGACACATCGCCTTTCAAGTAAGCTTACATGATTTAGAAAATGCGATTCATTGGCTAAATCAAAAAGGCATTTCAGCACGAAAAGATTTCGGAATGGAACCAATTGAACCGATTGTTTTTCCAGAATTAGCACATGCCGCCGTATACTTTAACGATCCTGACGGAAATAGTTTAGAATTGATTGCACAATTACCTGTTGGACTTCCTACAGCGGAGAAAGTGTATGTAAGCGAGTGGAAAAAACAAGTTCAGGCATCATCATTACATAGGGATTAA
- a CDS encoding chemotaxis protein CheA: MQTDLLNIFFEESEEHLQSLNENVLTLEQNPTDMDVVGEIFRSAHTFKGMSASMEFTEMADLTHKMENVLDEIRHGNIVVNAEIIDVIFECIDNLEKMVADVQQGGMGNIDVITTKQKLEALLNGNVETPAEYIEQEPINNDAVSHEVHITVEQQAILKAVRAIMCIEALQNVGNVQKTVPSIEEIEADAFGFEFTVFMDTDQSEEELKQVVLHVSEIEKVEVKQGHTLKEVVSKELGTQEAVQEDLQAATHVEPTKEESKQSANATPAKSAAKTKNGKVENRSIRVQLEKIERLMNMFEESVIERGRIDELAQAIQNKELIEHLNRLGDISKDIQNVLLNMRMVPIETVFNRFPRMVRMLAKDLGKKIDLQITGEDTEVDKIVIDEIGDPLVHLIRNAIDHGVETVEQRRDAGKNETGTIKLEAFHSGNHVVIQITDDGNGIHKGKVLEKAIKNGVVTESEANKLTDREVFDLIFQPGFSTAEVVSDLSGRGVGLDVVKHTIHSLGGHLIIDSEEGKGSTFRIELPLTLSIIQSMLVQTNDKRYAFPLGNIVEAIRIKREDIQSLQGKDVLNYRNQIIEVKHLSTVFGEKTVDEAFASYDGQMVPVLIVRNTHRSYGLIVNTIIGQREIVLKSLGDFFAESSNYFSGATILGDGRVVLILNPEGL; the protein is encoded by the coding sequence ATGCAAACAGATCTATTAAATATATTTTTTGAGGAATCAGAAGAACATTTACAATCGCTAAATGAAAATGTGCTAACTTTAGAACAAAATCCCACTGATATGGATGTTGTGGGAGAAATATTCCGCTCAGCCCATACATTTAAAGGTATGTCAGCGAGTATGGAATTTACGGAAATGGCGGATTTAACGCATAAGATGGAAAACGTTTTAGATGAAATTCGTCATGGGAATATAGTTGTAAATGCAGAGATTATTGATGTGATTTTTGAGTGCATTGATAATTTGGAGAAGATGGTTGCAGATGTGCAACAAGGCGGAATGGGCAATATTGATGTAATTACAACTAAGCAGAAATTAGAAGCATTATTGAATGGCAATGTAGAAACTCCTGCGGAATATATTGAGCAAGAACCTATAAATAATGATGCAGTTTCACATGAAGTGCATATAACTGTTGAGCAACAAGCTATTTTAAAAGCAGTACGTGCAATTATGTGTATTGAAGCACTGCAAAATGTAGGTAATGTACAAAAAACAGTTCCAAGTATTGAGGAAATTGAAGCAGATGCTTTCGGGTTTGAGTTCACAGTATTTATGGATACTGATCAAAGTGAAGAAGAATTAAAACAAGTAGTGCTTCATGTTTCTGAAATTGAGAAAGTAGAAGTGAAGCAAGGACATACATTAAAAGAAGTAGTCTCGAAAGAATTGGGTACACAAGAAGCTGTGCAGGAAGATTTACAAGCGGCTACGCATGTGGAACCAACTAAAGAAGAATCGAAGCAATCAGCTAATGCTACACCAGCTAAAAGCGCTGCAAAAACGAAAAATGGTAAAGTGGAAAATCGTTCCATACGTGTTCAATTAGAAAAAATTGAAAGATTAATGAACATGTTTGAAGAAAGTGTAATTGAGCGTGGCCGTATAGATGAATTGGCACAAGCAATTCAAAACAAGGAATTAATTGAGCATTTAAATCGATTAGGCGATATTTCAAAAGATATTCAAAATGTACTACTAAACATGCGTATGGTACCAATTGAAACGGTATTCAATCGTTTCCCGCGTATGGTACGTATGTTAGCGAAAGATTTAGGGAAGAAAATCGATTTACAAATTACAGGTGAAGACACCGAAGTTGATAAAATTGTTATTGATGAAATCGGTGACCCACTCGTTCATTTAATTCGTAATGCAATTGATCACGGTGTTGAAACAGTTGAACAACGTCGTGATGCAGGTAAAAATGAGACAGGTACGATTAAATTAGAAGCGTTTCATAGTGGAAATCATGTCGTTATTCAAATTACGGATGATGGAAATGGTATTCATAAAGGGAAAGTATTAGAAAAAGCGATTAAAAATGGTGTTGTAACAGAATCTGAGGCAAATAAATTAACGGACCGTGAAGTATTTGATTTAATCTTCCAACCAGGATTTAGTACAGCTGAAGTTGTATCAGACCTTTCTGGGCGTGGCGTTGGATTAGATGTAGTGAAACATACGATTCATAGTTTAGGTGGACATTTAATTATTGATTCTGAAGAAGGAAAAGGTAGTACATTTAGAATTGAACTGCCATTAACGTTGTCCATTATTCAATCTATGCTTGTTCAAACGAATGATAAACGTTATGCTTTCCCTCTTGGTAATATTGTTGAAGCAATTCGGATTAAGAGAGAAGACATCCAATCCTTACAAGGAAAAGATGTGTTAAATTACCGTAATCAAATTATTGAAGTGAAGCATTTAAGTACTGTATTTGGTGAGAAAACAGTAGATGAGGCGTTTGCGTCATATGATGGTCAAATGGTTCCTGTGTTAATTGTTCGTAATACACATCGCAGCTATGGACTTATTGTAAACACAATTATCGGTCAAAGAGAAATAGTCCTAAAGTCATTAGGTGACTTCTTTGCAGAGAGTTCTAACTATTTCTCTGGTGCGACGATTCTCGGTGATGGACGAGTGGTCCTCATTTTAAACCCAGAAGGTTTATAA
- a CDS encoding response regulator — translation MAHKILVVDDAMFMRTMIKNLLKSNSEFEIIGEAENGVEAIQKFKELQPDIVTLDITMPEMDGLEALKEIIKIDSSAKVVICSAMGQQGMVLDAIKGGAKDFIVKPFQADRVIEALTKVANS, via the coding sequence ATGGCACATAAAATTTTAGTTGTAGACGATGCGATGTTCATGCGAACGATGATTAAAAACTTATTAAAAAGTAATTCTGAATTTGAAATTATTGGTGAAGCAGAGAATGGAGTAGAAGCAATTCAGAAGTTTAAAGAACTTCAACCGGATATTGTAACATTAGATATTACTATGCCAGAAATGGACGGACTTGAAGCATTAAAAGAAATTATTAAAATTGATTCAAGTGCAAAAGTTGTTATTTGTTCTGCAATGGGACAACAAGGTATGGTATTAGATGCAATTAAGGGTGGGGCAAAAGACTTTATTGTAAAGCCATTCCAAGCAGATCGCGTAATTGAAGCTTTAACAAAAGTAGCAAACAGCTAA
- a CDS encoding aspartyl-phosphate phosphatase Spo0E family protein, whose amino-acid sequence MYYNFTSNIMGKGSFSKEMEMGKLHNKIENKKKELIQLVARHGLEHDKVLLFSRDLDILINKFMNVKDKLHK is encoded by the coding sequence TTGTACTATAATTTTACAAGTAATATTATGGGAAAAGGGAGTTTTAGTAAAGAGATGGAGATGGGAAAATTACACAATAAAATAGAAAACAAAAAGAAAGAGCTAATCCAACTTGTTGCTAGACATGGATTGGAACATGATAAAGTTTTGTTATTTAGCCGAGATTTAGATATACTTATTAATAAGTTTATGAATGTAAAAGATAAATTACATAAATAA
- the hfq gene encoding RNA chaperone Hfq translates to MEHLQEELYKQIKEEKGIVTVFLKSGVRIVGEIVAIDKFTVLMLVDGKQQLIYKQAVSTIMK, encoded by the coding sequence TTGGAACATTTACAAGAAGAGTTATATAAACAAATAAAAGAAGAAAAAGGTATTGTTACAGTTTTTTTAAAGAGTGGCGTTAGAATAGTAGGAGAAATTGTTGCGATAGACAAATTTACCGTTTTAATGTTAGTTGATGGAAAACAACAACTGATTTACAAGCAGGCTGTATCAACGATAATGAAATAA
- a CDS encoding MFS transporter: MSVSYSALLKTNNNFKKLFYGQTLSVLGDWFHTVALVTFVYSITESPFMIALTFISKGLPQLLLSPFIGGIVDRFSKKKILIFTDILRSIIVLTYLFAIYKIEIIFISNICLAVLSCLFEPAKQATLKNIVHQDHFVTANSLSSIMNGFMSIMGASLGGILAQSLHIEFAFLVNSLSYFISAYFIYNMSVPSHDTCNTKKAFFTNIKDGYTYILQTKIILTLILVGISWGMIGGAYQLLLTIYAEKIFHTNIGILYTVQGAGLMMGSLLVNLYISHHKERMKKAFGWAYFLQGVFFLAFILSDQLIVGIITLLCMRIAGGIIVPLDTTLLQTYTKENMMGKVFSFHYSIYGSLIQLSMFFTGALLEVLSPQVIGTLLAICCIFVSFIWLYLFYRGKLSKESTII; the protein is encoded by the coding sequence ATGTCAGTTTCTTATTCCGCACTTCTAAAAACAAATAATAACTTCAAAAAACTATTTTACGGTCAAACGTTAAGTGTACTTGGAGATTGGTTTCATACTGTAGCTTTAGTAACATTCGTCTATAGCATAACGGAATCTCCGTTTATGATTGCACTCACTTTTATAAGTAAAGGATTGCCTCAACTTCTGCTTAGTCCTTTCATAGGCGGGATTGTAGATCGTTTTTCTAAAAAGAAGATTCTGATTTTTACCGATATTTTACGAAGCATAATCGTCCTCACTTACTTATTTGCAATATATAAAATTGAGATTATTTTCATTTCTAATATATGTTTAGCTGTACTTTCTTGTTTATTTGAGCCGGCTAAACAAGCAACCTTAAAAAATATCGTACACCAAGATCATTTCGTAACTGCTAACTCTCTTTCTAGTATAATGAATGGTTTTATGTCTATTATGGGGGCTTCTTTAGGCGGAATCCTTGCACAATCTTTACATATTGAGTTCGCTTTTTTAGTAAATAGCCTGTCATACTTTATTTCAGCCTATTTTATTTATAATATGAGCGTCCCTTCTCATGATACTTGTAACACAAAAAAAGCATTTTTTACTAATATAAAAGATGGTTATACATACATATTACAAACAAAAATCATTTTAACCTTAATTCTTGTCGGCATTTCATGGGGCATGATTGGAGGTGCTTATCAGCTACTTCTAACGATCTATGCCGAAAAAATTTTTCACACGAATATCGGAATTTTATATACGGTTCAAGGGGCTGGGCTTATGATGGGTAGTCTCCTCGTTAATCTTTATATATCTCATCATAAAGAAAGAATGAAAAAAGCATTTGGCTGGGCCTACTTCCTACAAGGAGTTTTCTTTCTCGCATTCATTTTATCCGATCAGCTTATTGTCGGTATTATTACATTACTCTGTATGCGCATAGCAGGAGGAATCATCGTTCCACTTGATACGACATTACTTCAAACTTACACGAAGGAAAATATGATGGGTAAAGTTTTTTCATTCCATTATTCCATTTATGGATCTCTTATTCAGTTATCTATGTTTTTTACAGGAGCGCTTCTAGAAGTTCTTTCTCCGCAAGTTATCGGTACCTTGTTGGCTATATGCTGTATTTTTGTTAGTTTTATATGGCTTTACTTATTCTATCGAGGGAAACTGAGTAAAGAATCCACTATCATTTAA
- a CDS encoding HD domain-containing protein → MEHNILQVIALAEKLKYEMRHSWLSNGRQESVAEHTWRMSLMAILVEPYLDQKVNIEKLLKMVIIHDLVEAEAGDIPAFDTMNSHELQLQKQKNEQEAILNIKRTLEGSLGQELYDLWMEFEAKETYEAKVANALDKLEVKIQHNEADIDTWLPIEHKMTFQVAKHTNFDSFLSKLQKMIEQDGEKKLLAAGIDVEACKR, encoded by the coding sequence ATGGAACATAATATTTTACAAGTCATTGCACTAGCAGAAAAACTAAAATATGAAATGCGACACAGCTGGCTTTCTAACGGACGTCAAGAAAGTGTTGCTGAACATACGTGGCGCATGTCTCTAATGGCCATTTTAGTTGAGCCTTATTTAGATCAAAAAGTAAACATTGAAAAATTACTTAAAATGGTCATTATTCACGACCTAGTCGAAGCTGAAGCTGGTGATATTCCTGCTTTTGATACAATGAATAGTCATGAATTACAATTACAAAAACAAAAAAATGAGCAAGAAGCCATTTTAAATATTAAACGAACATTAGAAGGTTCTCTCGGTCAGGAATTATATGATTTATGGATGGAGTTTGAAGCGAAAGAAACGTACGAAGCAAAAGTAGCTAACGCACTTGATAAGCTTGAGGTGAAAATTCAACATAACGAAGCTGATATTGATACGTGGCTTCCAATTGAGCATAAAATGACATTCCAAGTAGCAAAGCATACAAACTTTGATTCTTTCCTATCTAAATTACAAAAAATGATTGAACAAGATGGAGAAAAGAAATTACTAGCAGCCGGCATTGACGTGGAAGCTTGCAAACGATAA
- a CDS encoding YjcZ family sporulation protein — protein MSYGGSCAGFGGGFALLIVLFILLIIIGCSCWGGGGYGY, from the coding sequence ATGAGCTATGGTGGAAGTTGCGCTGGTTTCGGCGGTGGATTTGCTTTGCTTATCGTACTATTCATCCTTCTAATCATCATCGGATGTAGCTGTTGGGGTGGCGGCGGATACGGATACTAA
- a CDS encoding OmpA family protein — protein MMQRPQKGSPRWMTTFTDLTMLLLTFFVLLVATSKQDAVKLSQMLEKFSDVEQVDAKVMENTIPDISHEKNDEKMVSKKRMDELYKKLKAYVDNNGISQVNVYREDTGVSVVIVDNLIFDTGDANVKPEAKEIISQLVGFFQSVPNPIVVEGHTDSRPIHNDKFPSNWELSSARAANMIHHLIEVYNVDDKRLAAVGYADTKPVVPNDSPQNWEKNRRVVIYIKE, from the coding sequence ATGATGCAACGACCGCAAAAGGGATCGCCTCGTTGGATGACGACTTTTACAGATTTAACGATGTTATTATTAACTTTCTTTGTATTACTAGTTGCTACATCAAAGCAGGATGCAGTAAAATTGTCACAGATGCTTGAAAAGTTTAGTGACGTGGAGCAAGTAGATGCAAAAGTAATGGAAAATACAATACCAGATATTTCACATGAAAAAAATGATGAAAAAATGGTCTCTAAAAAGAGAATGGACGAATTATATAAAAAGTTAAAAGCATATGTAGATAATAACGGTATTAGTCAAGTGAATGTATATCGAGAGGATACGGGAGTAAGCGTCGTTATAGTAGATAATTTAATATTTGATACGGGTGACGCGAACGTTAAACCAGAAGCGAAAGAGATAATAAGTCAATTAGTTGGGTTTTTCCAATCAGTACCAAATCCGATTGTTGTTGAAGGGCATACAGATAGTAGACCTATTCATAATGACAAATTCCCTTCTAACTGGGAGCTGTCTTCAGCAAGAGCAGCAAATATGATTCATCACTTAATTGAAGTGTATAATGTGGATGATAAAAGGTTAGCTGCGGTAGGATATGCAGACACAAAGCCAGTAGTACCAAATGATTCACCGCAAAATTGGGAGAAAAACCGTCGCGTTGTCATTTACATAAAAGAATAG